The Branchiostoma lanceolatum isolate klBraLanc5 chromosome 5, klBraLanc5.hap2, whole genome shotgun sequence region TTAATATACATGTTGAAAAGCTGCTGTTGGGGAATATTTTGATGTAATTATTCAATCATTTGGAGTTGATCTTGACTTCTTAGTGACGTCCTCCATATCAGATGATTGAGACCATAATTTAATTCTGATCTGCATGTCTTTCAGCTTTCAAATCCCAAAGGGGGAATGAGGCTATTAACAGCAGTTGATCCCAAGTGATTTTCTGGCTGATTGATTTTGATTGTCAAGACAAGAGATAGGATAGAAGATTTACGGTGGTCTAAACATCAGACTGAAACCTACTCTCTCCTGCTTATTTGTACCAACAACATTATATGTTGAGTTAAGGAAGCAacattttaccaaggaggtttggagAAGACGATGAAAAGGGATGCTGCGGCTGTGTGGGATGTATGCAAATCGGGTTATTTGTACCTCAATCAATGTCAATTACTTTTTTCACAGGTAGATCTCTAAGGTGACTCTAGCATTGTTCTGTGCCATCTCCTTGATTTTACATATTGGACCAAATTTTCATAAATGGCTTTTTTTGTAATATAGTATCAATTTATGCTGACCCTATAGAAAATATCACAAccagatctgcttggacattgtAAATAATGTATGATTTGCCTTGAATGCAAACCCACTTAGTTCCCAGTGAATCATTTATTCACAATACACTTACATTATGGTAATTTGATTTGGTGTGATGTATTGTCTTAATTATCGTTGCTCATCACAGCTGTGGCCAACTGTAATAGCCCTTGTTTCATTTCTAGCCTCATATGCTTCAAGACATTAGCAATGTTGCTTGCTTGTTTTAGTACCCAATATAACGTTATTGAGATAATAAATCACTAGAAAGCCTCTCAAAATCTTTCCTTAAAGTTAGATACCCATGTATGTAGTAATTACATTTTTAGAGAAATAAAGAGGATTCAGTCATCTCATGTTCATTTTGGACAGGGCGACAGGAAAATGTGCCAATTGTGCATAAAATCAAGATGAATTTGGCAATTGTGTGACACTATTTCTGGTATCAAAAGCCGGCATTAAGGTCAACTTGTAAAACTCTGGATGTTATGGATATGTCATTGCAGCATTAGCAAAATACTGGTGCATGTATCTGgtttcaaaagtacatgtaaagacCAAACAGGGCTGGCTTGCCAGGAGATTTCATCATACTGCTTTATGGGGATTTAGTATTGATTTCACTTCTCTAGAATCCAGGGGTAACTTCAGGGCAATGTCCCATATTTAGGCCAGGTTTAATTATTCTATAATGATTCAGAAGAATGGCCTTGTCTTCCAATCTGAAAACCATACATATTATATGTAttattgtattacatgtatttgtgaacAAGAGAATTTGCAATTACATaaagaaatgaatttttttgtaaatatattCAAGGTTTGCTTTCAATCAGTTTCCGACAATTTCTGCCCTCCCATTGTGTAGCATGTAGCATCTGATATTCAAACTGCATAGCAAATCTTGTTAATATTGGTTGAAAACTGCTAAATTATAAATATACAAGTAGCAGGGAGCCATGCCATTATTGTAGGGTAATGCAAAATAGAGACCATAATGTAGGCAGTTATTAGGTTATgattatgatgttgttgttgtgttatgTGGACTTGGGACCTTTACATAATTAGATTGTTTGGACTTCTTTGTTTGAATCTAGGACACCTGTAAGATAAGAACACAATGGTCTTGTTTGTCTTAGATCTGTGAAATACATGCAAGTAAACATAGCCCTTACATTGTCTTCAGTCTTAGGAGAAGTCTAccctgtgttgttgtttttatgatcTAAAACTGTTAGACATGTGAACTTTAAGGCTGTTGTTGAGGCTGCTCAGCATGAGACCTGTAATGAAATCACAAGTGCACATCCATGTATGTGGGTTATGGGAGGCTGTTTGTTATGTACTGACAGAATTAGGTCACTGCACCAAATGCACCATTGGTGTGCCACGTGAGGGACCATACTTGGGGATGAACCATTTGTGATAACCGTACGATGATTCTTGACAACTATATAGATTGTAGATCAGGTTTATATTATAAAATTGTGGACAAAGCTATTTTATGTACTGAATGTCTACCCTTTCTAAGGCTTTAAGTTATCTTTTCATTACTTCTGTGCAAATTTTTCATCTCCTATGCAGAGGTAGAATGGAAATCCCGTTGACTAAGCTCCTTTGGAAGTGTTGTTGTAAGATGTGAACAAGGAAGGGTTCCAGAGTCTTCAATGGCAGCTTGTAGTGGTCATAAATGGTGGTGGTGGGAGAGACTTGATGGGCAATAGTCTTGTTGGCATCATGTCCAGGTATGCCTTCCCAATTGGATATCAAGCTCAGTATAGTGCTGATATGTTTGAATAGGATTCTTTAGAAAATAACCACTGCATTTCGTaggccgggggggggggagatgtTTGACAACTGGGATGTGTACTCAGTATTTTCATGTTGCTGCTCGAAAGATGTTAGATTGCGATTTTTGTGTGTCAGAAAATTTGGAAACATGGTTTCATAAAAGGTGGCAGCTGATGTGCTATTTTCGTGTGTTTTTGGTGCTTATACTTCCTTTGTTTACTGTTAACTGTATAATTGTCTGGTTGCTTTGTAATTATTTGCAGGGCTAAAATTGCCAATAATTATTCATGTTCAATGAATGGAGATAACATCTACATGAGCCAAATGTGTCAGGTTGGCTTGCCAGTGATTTATCCAGACAAAATCTtgatcttaatttttttctttcttaaaaaCATTTGAGTCTGTCTCAGCATTGCACCGCAGACTAATGATGTTTCCAGTTTTTTTAGATCATGTTGCAAATGATGGCTGGGAATGTAAGATTTGAATGTTAATACTAAGATGAAATGATATGGTTTCAGAGTAAGACATTGACTGTGAACCTTCACCTTAAAGGTGAGGTTGGGGATGATTTGTAGCCAAGCAGGTCCAGATGTGCGACCTTGATTGTGATGGTTGTCTGACACTGTGCCTGACTCTTGTGTGGTTGAAGTTTCACCTCCACAGGTCAGTCTGCAGGTGGTCCTGTTGAAGGGTTGGCATTGGTTCATCTGAGGAAAGTTTCTGGGCCAGGACAGGGTTCCCTTGTCTGGGTGGGAAAAGCAAACTTTTCCACTAAACTAAAGATAGCCTTTTCTAAAGACTTTTTAAGTataactagtagtagtactttTGACAAAAGTACTAGTTATAATACTGTTTATTGTTAGATTCTGTGGCGTAGCTAACTTTTAAAACTGTTAAAGTTGTTGCTCCAGATTTTGGCCAGGGTTGACTTGTCCTGGGGATGTTCTCCCAGCCAGGACACCCTTCCCATGCTCCATTTGACTGGTGACGTAGGTGTtccaacagacagacagtccTGTGTTTGAGCAGTGTTTGACCAGTGTAAGAGTTTGTTTGGCTATGTGCCATTTCACCTGTGGAGGTCATGTTGTCAAGGATAAGTCTCCAAGTGTTTGCCCTCTGAGCTGAAGAAAGCTGAAAAGGTCAGGAGTATTGAGCCACGCCCCCTTCCTTCTAGCCATAGGTGTATGCATGCATTGATACTCTATTCGTCTGGTGATGATTTATGTGTTAACTGTTTGACATTTTGGTAAACCTTCTGCCTGCAGTGGGCCCATCTGAAATAAGACCCAAGGTTGTTTTGGTTTGAAAGGGGGAAATCAAGGTTTTCGTCCTGTGTAGACTCCCGGACAGGGGCATTTCCAAGAATAATCAAGTGGAGGGAGCTGAGACCTTATTTTAGTTTTTAGGGAATTGAGTAGGGTTGACTGTTCCTAAAGCAGTTGCAGGTATAGGTAGGAAAAAGTGCTAAGTAGGGGCTGATCTAAATGGTTTGTGAAGTTGTTTACGATAGACTTGCCTACTGTCCATTTTTCTAGGGAACAGAAGAAGCAATTGTCAAACAGAAGGAAACTTGTTTAGACAGTGTGATGAATCTGTCTGGTGTGTTGCAAGGTTCACCTCCATGGGTCAGCTTGTAGGTGGCTGTCAGACTTGTGTCCTGCCTCACCCAAACCAGGCAGCCAGGGATGTGAAAACCCCTCCGGACAGGAAagtcaggcctgtcttttgttGAGATAAACAAATCTTTATGAAACATATTTCAGTACAGCCCAAGACTGTCATGTATATTTGATGTGAAAACTGTTTGAGGGTCTTTGTCAAATTAAAAAGGTAGGTATAGTTGATCTAACTGTTGTGTAACAGATATGTAAACCGATGTTATCACCATGAATCAATTAGAAgtttttgtgagtgtgtgtggtTATGGAAAGAGGTCAGACCCTATTCAGGCTATTGTCCTATATGTAGTGTTGTAACTTATGAGATATGACAGGAGCACAATTGTGGCTCATTAGGAATTGTCAATAATGCTATCCCACCAGCAGACCTTTATTGAACTTTACAGTAACTCAGTATGATATTGATAAGAACTGACATGCATCAGCACTACAAGTACCACTACCTGCACATAGAATGTTACATTGTCAGCCCTACATGATTGCCACAGGGCATTATAGAATTGACCAGTGATGTTAGCAGACTTAAAGGTCTGACTTAAGAGTAAACAATTGAAGATACAGGTTTCCGAGGGCGATAAATGCTGGTAGTTATACTGGGCAGTCAACCATGAATAAAAGTACAACAAGTGGACCCTGTTTCAAATGCTtattacattacatacatgataCAACAGATGACAgactacatactagtactatatATTACTACTCGGAAAAGTATGCACTTTTGTTATGATGactgatatatatgtatgtacactTTTGGAATTGTCTGCGATTTCTAAAGACAATCCAAGGCCATCAGAATGCCCTTTGTGGTTACCTCATGCCTACAGTTTATTCATCTGCAATAATTGTGAATTCCGGCTAGCCCCTAGGTGCAAAGTGTAGAACTGTACTGACCGGACCCACTGCTTAATCATAATAGGTTGTGTCCTGTGCAGGTTATTCAGTTGTTTTGTCCGTGGGAATATTTGTTTAGCCATCATGTCTTCGGAGTCTTCCCAAGAATATCAGCCATCTACTACAGCTCGGCCATGTACTATCAACAATGGAATGGTATCAATTTGACTGGACTTTATGGTATGCATATGGTGTGCCGTTCAAAAGATATAAGGATAACTATGCCTATGTACATTGCGTTGTGGTTGTATGAAGCATGCTTTTTTAAGGTTTGTACATGCCAAAAATTTCATTGCGATTACTACCAGGGCAATTTGAtgttgggcctcctagcagctttctacgGTTAGTTTTGGTATCTCACATTCTGGATATagtatggtcatgatatttgagtGGTTGGTAGCTCTTGAGGCAGAGGGTAAGTAGTGcagttttgggccccctagcagcttctgtTTAACTGTAGATTTTGTTACAGGCTTGAAAGACGTGGTTGACCGGATGTCATGATTTTGGGTAGTAGATGGCTCAAgtgatactaattatgcaaccTGGAGGGAGCAGCAGACCAAGTTTCTTCTGAATGACTTTTGAATGCTGATATCCTAGCCttaattcaatcaagcctcctgtaatGGCTGGCTGCCCTGTAACCCCCTCGCCCTGTACCCCCCTCACCGCCCTATGAGGACAGAAATCCCctgacagctggagtttgtttTACACAGACTACTGATATCCAACCAACCTTGATTCAAGTCAATACAGCCTGATGTTAGCCTAAAAACCCGCTCATATCAGCCTTCCTCACTAGGTCCATACAGCTCCCGACAGCacgagattgtgtaacacaggctaaccCTAGGGCAGAGACCCACATTGAGGACAATGAATGTCACAGATGCATGTCCGCCCATCCACCAGTACCCTGTTATCTTCATCATTGTGTTAGAATCAGCACATGGTAAAATGCAGCCCTAAATACTTGACATTGAAGTTATATTTGACTGGAACACTGCACCCTGATTGGCTGCTATTTCTGAAAAATGATAGAATTAGGTCACACATGTTTGTCAGCGTGTTGACTGTTGGTTTTGTGCATGGTGTGAGGCATTGGTGTTCAGATGATGACCTAGATGTATACCTATCATGCAGAGTCCAGAGTCAACTCCAGAAATGAACATGGGGATCCTGCTGTTCCTCCCTGGGGGCACCGTGTGGAGATTTTCACCTCACATGTGAGATACAAAGACTCTTTTTAGTCCAGCAATCTTTTGAACTTGGAATGTTTTTGCACCCAGAGGGAGCCCAGGGAGATCTGATTATGCAAACCCGCATGGGATTCTTGACATTGCTGTTCTTGTGTTAATTTTCTGCTTTATAATTATATGGCAAATATATTTACCCAGTAGAAAACTGGATGGATTGCCCTTCGTACCAGGGGACAGCTGGCCATGGAGTCATAGCATTTTTGAAAGATTAAAATTTGATGTTGAAAGCTTACGTTTGTGCGTACAATGAAAGGCAGCATTTGATGTATAAAGGGGGGGAAAAAATCAGTTTTCATCTGTATGTAAATAGATTGCTTTCGTAGTTTTTATCCCCAAGTTTGTTTTTTGTGCTTGCAGGGGGAGTTGATattcaaatgttaacaaaacatttctatgcAAATCATGTCTGTAACAACAGGCCTGCATTTGATAAGTGGAGCAAACGTATCCCTCAAGCCAGCTGACATCCTTTTGCACCACAGTCACCCATCAGTAAGAGAGCCAGCGTCCCATTTAGAACCTATAAGTTATATTTGGCCTGTCCAGCACACAAACTGGTTTCTGATCTGGCATCTTCAGTGGTCGGGCTCACACAGTGCACAGTGCACAAAGTTTGCACTGATATGCCACTCCAGTGCAGAGCACCCTGTTTGTCATCCTTGCTAGCATCTGTATATAACCATTCAGAGGATGAAGTTGGACTTACTAGTCCTTCAGATGGCGGTGGAAAAGACCTCTTTGTATTGCAGGTAAAGCACTTCAGGTTGCATTTCCTCAAGCAGTCTTGGTTAGCTGTTGGAATGTTCAGTTTGCTGGCTTCCATGCTTTACTATCCCCTTTTTCCATTGTACCCTCTCCAGCTTTCCTAATAACGGTAATGAGAGCCCAGTTGTTTGTATCATGGCACATTAGTAGGTACAAGAGATGTTTTCAGTTTTTCTCTGATTCTGTAATACTAATTGTAAATACTTTTCAAAGTACCACTAGCAATTTCAGCAAACTTTTTAGATATGAGGCCACAAAGGACGTTGTTTTGCCTAGCTTGTGTACAGGGTAATCCAGCAGTGTTCTTTATTGAACAGTGACTTGCCTGGTAACCAACTGCTTAGAAGCCCTGCACACTGGACACTACTGTTATCCAAACCGGTCCTGCTTTCTACAGACATAAAACCCTACCAGTGTCATGGGCCAGTTGCAAGCCCGGTTCTTACTGGCCCTGACATGGAGAAGGACAAACACTGGACAGTCAATCCACTGTTTGAAGTGCAGTCTTAAATTCAGCCTGTGTGTACTTTATGTTTGATGTCCCTATTGATTGAAGCTAAGGTGTGTGTGGGGGTGGGGCCAATGGATTAAGACCAAGGTGACCTTACAGAAAAAGGGTCAGATTATTTTAGTTCCATCTGGTGGCCTGTTATGGCACACCTTTTCTGGTTAGTGATATCGAGATTCCAAGAAGAACTATTGTCGTGCATACATGAGGATATGGGATAGACTCAGGGAAGCAGAGATGCTTCAAAATCCAGTTGTAGAATTTTCCTGTGTAACAAGCCTGTTTAGTATGGGAAGGTAAGTCCTGGGTGACTGTTGTGGACAGAGATACTTGTAAAGTATGAAGTGTTTTGTAATCGGATTGCAGTGGCTCTATATGGGATGTTTCTGTGCCTTTTTTAGCTTGCTTATATGTTTGATATCTTGTAGGATTTTCTCAATCCATACTGCTAAAGCCTATGCAGATTATATCTTTATGAGCACCTGTCGGTTATGCTTCCAGTGTAGCTGTGCCTCATGAAATTATTGTGTTCCTATGGAAGATATTTCTTTGTATAGGAAAACGAGCATTTCACAAGGCTTCTTGCCATGTTGTATCTTTCCAATGATCAACATTGCTGCCTCTGAAGTATGCTTGACCCATTCACTGTCCTTGCCATGTTTACTACATTGTAATGCTATTTGTGAAACCACACCATGCCAAGAAGTACCTGGGGGCCATTCCTGTTTCACTGAGTGAAATCAACACTGTGTCCAATGGAGTCAATGACCTGACAGAGGCAATGACCTGCGGTATTGTTGTCCCCCCTCTGCAGGTCTGTTCTGTCCCTGCTCCAGCAGGCCTGGAACTCCGATGACTACCAGGTGCAGCTGTGCATGGTGGCGCTGGGCTGGATCCTCCTCAACATCCTCCTCATCCTGCTGGCCTGGAGGAGACACGGGTCCTCCATCTCTGACATGTTCAGACGACAAGGTCAGTCTAATATCTACGCACACGTACTTATGCAAGGGTAACGTTTCCAAACTGGCAACAGACTGGGTAGTTTGcaggaacaaaaagtatgactTGAGAGACAATGATACACGCGAAACATAGATAGAATTAGTCATGAGGAtaattttatctttttttattttattttttgtttctgCAAACAGCCCTGCTGGGCCCCAAATTTGGAAACGTGACCCCAGCATAAGTAGTTCTATCTGTAAACAGTGACTTTGGTTACTTTGTTCCTCTAGAAAAACTTCTTGTCAATACAGCATGGAAGAGTACTTTGTGGGAATCCAGCACAGAAATAGATGAAgtatcatgttgttgtttatgctgaagctgttgtgttgttttcttaCATAGCTTCAGTAATTGGAAGTGGCAAATTACAGTAAGAGTAAGTATCGTCTGTCGACTGTACTGATCCTCAGCTCAACTGTGCACTGTGTTCGCTGTACCTATGTTTGTATaccatatgtatgtgtgtacatgtatggatggtGAAAACCCTCATCTATTTCACTTGTTGACACACTCATTGTACCTACCCTGCACCCTATAGTTACTTCTGTACCTATTCATAGCAATTATGGTATTGATGTTCACTTCTAGACCAGCTGTTTCAAACTGTTTGTTGGAATCTTCCCCACTCATAAGAGGCACTTGTTTGTTTCATCAGGTACTTCAGCCAGCTGCAAAGGCAGGCTTTCTCCAGTATTTAACAAAAGACCAACATGGTAAGTACTGTGTCTAATGCTTATACTGCTGTTAGCATGAATTTCTTGTTGCAAAGGTTGaactgttatttgggtagataTTTGTACAAATATATCTAGGGTCTTGAAGAATAAAATAATCTATTGTTTCATTTCAAACAATTTTGAGAAGTATCTTTATCTTGATATGTGCTTTTTCCATGTCTTCCAGGCAAGACAAAAGTCACCTAAATGGAACAAACTTCAACAGCAGTACAGGCCTACCAAACGGAAATGGCCTACCAAACGGGAGTCACCTGCCAAATGGGAGACTGCGCACAGTTTCGGAGAAGTCACACCAATCCTGACCCCAGAACGACAGTTTGTTGCCTTGGCAACAGCGCCATTTCTGTCTTCTGTGAAAACAGTTTATCATATCTAATTTTGTAAGAAAGATGTCAGTCCAAAAAAAAtgactgaaagaaaaaaataagaccTTTCAAGTGTTATAACAACATTCTGTGTTGGACAGCCATGCCTGCACACtctttggagaagaagaggaccTACTGTGTTGGTCCCGGACTTGTGACAAGCAGGGATCAGCTCAAATGTTCAGAAGTCTGCCAAGATTtcacttttgaaaaattaaagctCGCAAGCTTGCCAGCTGTGCTGTGAACATTTAAGTGCAAGGTTCTGAAGCAGCGTGGAATAGATGGTACATGGCCATTTTGTCCAGGAGAACAAACCAGCAATATCACATACAAGCAATTCATGATGTGGAAGCAATTTTTCAATACTAGTGCAGATTTTCAACGTCGTACCTTTGCTGATATGTAATGCACACATTCTTTGTGACAATGTTCCCACTTGTTGGAATGTCAACTTTGCTGTTGTACGAGCCGCGCATTATGAGAAgtgtgaaaatcttctttttcACGACTCTTCACAAACTCAAGTCTCTTGGACTGGACTGTAAGAGTGCAGCAAAGTTTTGTATAAATCTTGAATATTGTTATTGTTCCTTGATACAGAACACTCTTTTCGAGGGTTACTGTACTCTTACTAAAGCTATCTGCTGCTGTACTTAAGGTTAAGGTAGGGTATGATATATTGAAGCTACTGTCATAAAACATGTACTAACAACGATACTAAGTATATTGCATATATTACCCCCTAAGCACTATTTTTTCCTAGCTCACATTGTTATGCTTTGCTGCAAAGGCTTGGACATTGCAATTTTATGTATCTTAATGTGTATGGATCATCATATCTTTCTTTAGTACTATATCACTTTCTTTTTCTAGGCCTCAGGGAAAAGTAGTCTGAGACCAAATATGAAAATCCATACATGCGATGCACTGCTCCAAGCACATTTGTATGTGTTAGTCAAACTTGTAACTGTagttttgtaattttcttttgtaaatttcttcatGTGAAGTGTTAAAAAACTTCATCCGTTTAAGTGTTATGCAAGGAATTGCAGCAATACCAACTTTGGAACTATGTCAAAAACCCAACATACTTGAATGTGGGATATCACAGGAGGGAGAGATTTATAAGTGAATGCACCGGCTGCTGTCTTTTATTATAGACACatacttttttctttattttcagcatacTGTTCAATGTAAACCTCTGGGGTGTGGCCATACAAGAACTATTCACTGGAGAAAGTGCATTTCCCACACTGGGGAGATATTTTATGCTTCAGCTTCTATACTGCTATCTTTGTCTGCTGTGCCATTAAACCCTCAACAGGTGTCACACACCCCTCAGGGATTACCTTGACCAGTGCATTGGTGCTGTAATGCAAACCAATCACTGAAGCATGTCTATTGATATTATATAAGAGTTTGGGAGAGGGAAGGACCCTGCAATGTATAGTGAGTATAGACTTTAAAAAGGTGACAATAATAGGGCAGACCAGAGGAAGTCTGTTCTTCATTCCAGTGGTGCGAAACAGCAGAGCCAGTGTAAGCAGGCCAAAGGCTTGCACCTGTATATGTGTATCTGTCAAAATAGTGCATTGGTTACATAGAACATACAA contains the following coding sequences:
- the LOC136435329 gene encoding T-cell leukemia translocation-altered gene protein homolog isoform X7; its protein translation is MGNSLVGIMSRSVLSLLQQAWNSDDYQVQLCMVALGWILLNILLILLAWRRHGSSISDMFRRQGTSASCKGRLSPVFNKRPTWQDKSHLNGTNFNSSTGLPNGNGLPNGSHLPNGRLRTVSEKSHQS
- the LOC136435329 gene encoding uncharacterized protein isoform X5; the protein is MQSPESTPEMNMGILLFLPGGTVWRFSPHMSVLSLLQQAWNSDDYQVQLCMVALGWILLNILLILLAWRRHGSSISDMFRRQGTSASCKGRLSPVFNKRPTWQDKSHLNGTNFNSSTGLPNGNGLPNGSHLPNGRLRTVSEKSHQS
- the LOC136435329 gene encoding uncharacterized protein isoform X6; the protein is MKLDLLVLQMAVEKTSLYCRSVLSLLQQAWNSDDYQVQLCMVALGWILLNILLILLAWRRHGSSISDMFRRQGTSASCKGRLSPVFNKRPTWQDKSHLNGTNFNSSTGLPNGNGLPNGSHLPNGRLRTVSEKSHQS
- the LOC136435329 gene encoding T-cell leukemia translocation-altered gene protein homolog isoform X4, which produces MGRSVLSLLQQAWNSDDYQVQLCMVALGWILLNILLILLAWRRHGSSISDMFRRQGTSASCKGRLSPVFNKRPTWQDKSHLNGTNFNSSTGLPNGNGLPNGSHLPNGRLRTVSEKSHQS
- the LOC136435329 gene encoding uncharacterized protein isoform X2, with amino-acid sequence MSDRELFVMDVRPDNIRIADIDKVSHERDPPLTSRTEELRSTVGRAWHWSVLSLLQQAWNSDDYQVQLCMVALGWILLNILLILLAWRRHGSSISDMFRRQGTSASCKGRLSPVFNKRPTWQDKSHLNGTNFNSSTGLPNGNGLPNGSHLPNGRLRTVSEKSHQS
- the LOC136435329 gene encoding T-cell leukemia translocation-altered gene protein homolog isoform X3, coding for MAKTGRVWIGIRRTMLAAVCLEVLTSMLFGADASRLKHPILMAARSVLSLLQQAWNSDDYQVQLCMVALGWILLNILLILLAWRRHGSSISDMFRRQGTSASCKGRLSPVFNKRPTWQDKSHLNGTNFNSSTGLPNGNGLPNGSHLPNGRLRTVSEKSHQS
- the LOC136435329 gene encoding uncharacterized protein isoform X1, translating into MFAKLSIRPMDEEKATSDVPRAGNGGATSFHAAAGGEGDHGPTGPTSPSGFYEIAWSVLSLLQQAWNSDDYQVQLCMVALGWILLNILLILLAWRRHGSSISDMFRRQGTSASCKGRLSPVFNKRPTWQDKSHLNGTNFNSSTGLPNGNGLPNGSHLPNGRLRTVSEKSHQS